One region of Rhodothermaceae bacterium genomic DNA includes:
- a CDS encoding ABC-F family ATP-binding cassette domain-containing protein, whose translation MIQLQNIAITLGGNPILEGLTWTVGDGKRIGLIGPNGAGKTTLLRVIGGYLETDGGEIAHSSSVGYLAQDVQEMSSGRSVIEETLTAFEAIEALQEREEELTRALETPGADQEKILLELDLIHERLAVQGAHSAQARAEAVLEGLGFVSDDLDHPIDTLSGGYRMRVALARILLQNPDVLLLDEPTNHLDILSIDWLEKYLKNYAGTVILVSHDRYFLNRMIDTVAHLYRGRVTEYAGNYDYFLVEREKRRVLEQAAYENQQREIQQAQRFIERFRYKASKARQVQSRIKHLDKLEHLPPPESPDAQIRIRFPSPNPSGRTVLSLTTFSKVYTSADTPAVRVFNQAGPLQISRGQKIALIGKNGAGKSTLARILFGSEAIEGERKEGHNVNVRLFAQHQADALTETDTVLESLNREAVGREEVYLRTLLGAFLFTGDDVFKPVSALSGGEKSRLALARTLVNPANFLILDEPTNHLDIQSIKVLIEALRQYDGTFVVVSHDRHFLDHVANVIWHVGNQKVRTYEGTYSEYQWALDHGSLKQVSRVRQTPSKSTAKTRSRSGGPKTKDEKRREAEARNRAYREAKINGHSKPDKLTPHQRKQLCDQAEAAIAEAEARKLVAEKALADPDTYSDPVRSQEATSAYATIKKELDELYANWETLMESLQ comes from the coding sequence TTGATTCAGTTACAGAACATTGCAATTACGCTCGGGGGAAACCCGATTCTTGAGGGACTCACCTGGACCGTTGGCGATGGGAAGCGTATTGGATTGATTGGCCCCAACGGTGCCGGAAAGACAACCCTGTTACGGGTGATTGGAGGGTATTTGGAAACCGATGGCGGCGAAATTGCCCACTCCAGCTCCGTCGGTTATCTGGCACAGGATGTGCAGGAGATGAGCTCCGGCCGATCCGTCATAGAGGAAACCCTGACCGCATTTGAAGCCATCGAGGCACTCCAAGAACGGGAAGAAGAATTGACCCGTGCCCTTGAAACCCCTGGAGCCGATCAGGAAAAAATTTTGTTGGAGTTGGACCTCATCCATGAACGTCTCGCCGTTCAGGGAGCACATTCCGCACAAGCACGTGCAGAAGCAGTCCTTGAAGGCCTGGGATTTGTCTCCGACGACCTTGATCACCCCATCGATACGCTCTCCGGAGGGTATCGGATGCGGGTAGCACTTGCACGCATTTTGCTGCAAAATCCAGATGTACTACTCCTTGATGAACCCACCAATCATCTCGATATTCTCAGCATTGACTGGTTGGAGAAATACCTGAAAAACTATGCCGGCACGGTTATTCTAGTGTCCCATGACCGCTACTTTCTGAATCGCATGATTGACACGGTCGCTCATCTATACCGTGGACGGGTTACGGAATACGCGGGGAACTATGACTACTTCCTAGTGGAGCGGGAAAAACGACGTGTACTTGAACAGGCTGCCTACGAAAATCAACAGCGCGAAATCCAACAAGCTCAGCGGTTCATTGAACGCTTTCGATACAAGGCCTCAAAGGCGCGACAAGTCCAAAGTCGAATTAAACACCTGGATAAACTTGAGCATCTTCCACCGCCGGAATCCCCGGATGCACAAATCCGAATCCGATTCCCTTCGCCCAACCCGTCTGGACGGACGGTCTTGTCACTCACCACGTTCTCAAAGGTATACACTAGTGCGGATACACCTGCAGTGCGCGTGTTCAACCAAGCCGGTCCCTTGCAAATCAGCCGCGGGCAAAAAATTGCTCTCATCGGTAAAAACGGCGCCGGCAAATCCACTCTGGCACGGATCCTCTTTGGAAGCGAAGCGATTGAGGGCGAGCGCAAGGAGGGGCATAATGTAAATGTACGGCTTTTCGCTCAACACCAGGCAGATGCATTGACTGAAACCGATACCGTACTGGAATCCTTGAACCGGGAAGCCGTCGGACGTGAAGAGGTCTACCTCCGCACGCTGCTGGGGGCATTCCTGTTCACCGGAGACGATGTATTTAAACCGGTCAGTGCACTCTCAGGAGGTGAGAAGAGTCGTTTGGCACTCGCCCGAACCCTCGTAAACCCAGCTAATTTTCTGATCTTGGACGAACCAACCAACCACCTGGATATTCAGTCCATCAAAGTGCTCATTGAAGCACTCCGTCAGTACGATGGCACATTTGTGGTGGTGAGTCATGACCGTCATTTCCTCGACCATGTAGCCAATGTCATCTGGCATGTTGGGAACCAGAAAGTACGTACCTATGAGGGAACCTACTCTGAATACCAATGGGCTTTGGATCATGGCTCTCTCAAACAGGTCAGCCGCGTTCGGCAGACTCCATCCAAGTCAACTGCCAAAACACGCTCCCGATCTGGTGGCCCCAAAACGAAAGATGAAAAGCGACGCGAAGCGGAGGCACGTAACCGGGCCTATCGTGAAGCGAAAATAAATGGCCATTCAAAACCGGATAAACTCACCCCTCACCAGCGAAAACAGCTCTGCGACCAAGCGGAAGCAGCCATCGCGGAGGCAGAAGCACGGAAACTCGTTGCTGAAAAGGCTTTGGCCGACCCGGACACCTATTCAGATCCAGTACGTTCCCAGGAAGCAACCAGTGCCTATGCAACCATTAAGAAAGAGTTGGATGAGCTGTATGCAAATTGGGAGACACTCATGGAGTCATTGCAATGA
- a CDS encoding nicotinamide mononucleotide transporter: MNPDMLLESVAVLTGILCVWLNVRQNIWTWPTAIISSILFGIVFFEARLYTTMLLQGLFIGISVYGWKSWLTGGPGGGILFVTRLRQITGLTLLLLTLVGTTGLALALNYITASDYPILEGLTTTLSVIASWMAARKILESWVIWIVTDTIYVGLYLATGLYLTLLLYLLYLGLATAGFIAWRDSYRNNTILREAT, from the coding sequence ATGAACCCAGATATGCTACTTGAGAGCGTTGCTGTCCTGACAGGTATCCTGTGCGTATGGCTGAACGTTCGGCAGAATATCTGGACATGGCCGACTGCCATCATCAGCAGCATCCTTTTTGGAATTGTGTTCTTTGAAGCACGGCTCTATACCACAATGCTCCTGCAAGGGCTCTTCATTGGAATATCGGTCTATGGATGGAAATCCTGGTTAACCGGTGGCCCAGGGGGCGGAATCCTGTTCGTGACCCGACTTCGCCAAATAACGGGATTAACCCTGCTTCTGCTCACGCTAGTGGGGACTACGGGACTTGCCCTGGCCCTCAACTACATCACCGCATCCGACTATCCGATCCTTGAAGGCCTCACCACTACGCTGAGTGTGATCGCCAGTTGGATGGCGGCCCGGAAAATTCTTGAAAGCTGGGTGATCTGGATCGTCACCGACACGATTTATGTTGGGTTGTACCTCGCAACCGGGCTCTATCTCACGCTTCTCTTATACCTATTGTACCTGGGTTTGGCAACCGCAGGATTTATCGCCTGGCGTGATTCTTACCGCAACAACACCATCCTTCGCGAGGCGACCTGA